From the genome of Methanococcoides methylutens, one region includes:
- a CDS encoding LysE family transporter encodes MIELIKALALGFTIGISAALIPGPMMFATIGISLEKGWRTGPFIFLGHSLVEISIILLIIGGISSFIGRSTIAYMSIVGGIIMILFGLIIFKTAKSVSTMDITGTASKVRISKSPILAGILTSALNPTYVLWWLTAGSAIILQEYLIGTIAIIAFVAGHWLADLGYLVVVSSSISRGKDFISRRSHTKVLYFCGSFMMIFGIWFIFNYNKLSAML; translated from the coding sequence ATGATAGAACTTATCAAAGCACTTGCCCTGGGATTTACAATTGGCATTTCCGCTGCACTTATTCCAGGACCTATGATGTTCGCCACGATAGGAATATCACTTGAAAAGGGCTGGCGCACAGGACCATTTATTTTCCTTGGACACTCACTGGTAGAGATATCCATAATACTCCTGATAATTGGCGGTATTTCATCCTTTATCGGAAGAAGTACCATTGCATACATGTCCATTGTTGGTGGTATTATAATGATATTATTTGGACTGATAATATTTAAAACCGCAAAAAGTGTTTCAACGATGGACATCACCGGAACGGCCAGTAAGGTCAGGATATCGAAGAGTCCGATCCTTGCGGGCATCCTTACCTCCGCACTTAATCCAACTTATGTGCTCTGGTGGCTTACAGCAGGCAGTGCAATAATACTTCAGGAATACCTCATAGGAACGATTGCTATAATTGCATTTGTCGCCGGTCACTGGCTGGCAGACCTTGGTTACCTTGTTGTAGTATCATCATCCATATCAAGAGGAAAGGATTTCATCTCCAGAAGAAGTCACACAAAAGTGCTCTACTTCTGTGGAAGTTTCATGATGATCTTCGGCATCTGGTTCATCTTTAACTACAACAAACTCTCTGCAATGCTATGA
- a CDS encoding 2-oxoacid:ferredoxin oxidoreductase subunit beta, giving the protein MVSVEDYGEFETEWCPGCGNFMILKAVKRALAELGKSPDEVLLTSGIGQSSKLPHYLKCNVFNGLHGRSLPPAIGAKVANHELTVLAVTGDGDCYGEGGNHFLHNVRRNPNITLIVHDNQIYGLTKGQASPTSELGMKTKVQTHGVFNTPLNPLSLAISLDCSFVSRGFAGDVAHLTELIKKAIQHKGFSLVDVLQPCISFNKLNTFSWYSERVYKMEEGDHSPDDRIKAFERSMEWGERIPLGVFYVNEKPTFEDHLDVLKSGTLVGNKSDPQKVDELLDRFI; this is encoded by the coding sequence ATGGTCAGTGTGGAAGATTATGGTGAATTTGAAACGGAATGGTGTCCCGGTTGCGGGAACTTTATGATACTCAAGGCAGTCAAGCGTGCTCTTGCAGAGCTTGGCAAGTCGCCGGATGAAGTGTTGCTCACATCAGGTATTGGCCAGTCAAGCAAATTGCCACATTACCTGAAATGCAATGTCTTCAACGGACTTCATGGCAGGTCCCTGCCTCCTGCAATAGGAGCGAAGGTAGCTAACCATGAATTAACCGTACTTGCAGTTACAGGAGATGGTGATTGCTATGGGGAAGGTGGTAATCATTTCCTGCATAATGTAAGGAGAAACCCTAACATCACTCTGATTGTTCACGACAACCAGATATATGGTCTTACCAAAGGACAGGCTTCACCTACAAGTGAGCTCGGGATGAAGACAAAGGTACAGACGCATGGCGTGTTCAATACTCCGCTAAACCCATTGTCGCTTGCAATTTCCCTTGATTGTTCATTTGTAAGCAGGGGCTTTGCAGGTGATGTTGCTCATCTTACTGAGCTTATCAAAAAGGCTATCCAGCACAAGGGATTCTCCCTGGTGGATGTACTTCAGCCATGTATTTCCTTTAATAAGCTCAACACTTTCAGCTGGTATTCAGAAAGAGTATATAAGATGGAAGAAGGAGACCACAGTCCTGATGACAGGATAAAGGCTTTTGAAAGATCCATGGAATGGGGAGAAAGGATTCCTCTTGGTGTCTTTTATGTTAACGAAAAACCAACTTTCGAGGACCACCTTGATGTTCTTAAGTCCGGGACATTAGTAGGAAATAAAAGTGATCCTCAAAAAGTAGATGAACTGCTTGACAGGTTCATCTGA
- a CDS encoding 2-oxoacid:acceptor oxidoreductase subunit alpha produces the protein MSTDLVIKVGGAAGQGLQTIGVALAKTFKKSGFNVFATQFYLSRVRGGHNTFQVRVSDEPIRAMPEKVDILIALDEESIEEQIEEMTDGVIIFDNEVIKVNDVKEPFFHVPMLKIAKDVCGNKIYSNSVASGAALGLMCFEFDYLAKVLTEAFKKKGDEIVDNNIKAARAGYDYAKKNFPSDCKFSVSEPSDKDGRMLIAGNDAVGLGALAAGVQFLAAYPMTPSTGVMTYVAANADDFNVVVEQAEDEIAALNMVLGASFAGARAMTTTSGGGFCLMSEALGLSGITETPAVIFLSQRPGPATGLPTMTEQGDLQFVLTAAQGEFPRCVLAPGTPDDCFYMTAEAFNIADKYQIPVFIMSDQYLADSLFTCQRFDPSKVKVERYLMSDEELADTDEYKRYEITPTGVSPRAIPGQAGKVVVADSDEHNEYGHIDQTIENRILMNEKRMKKLDLLREDMEPPHQYGPKDARITLVGWGSTYGPLMEVVNILISEGHSVNHLHFTHVFPLPLEATKNILGNSETIVCVENNATGQFAKLLEYETDLHVSENVLRSDGKPYSPESIIRSMREKGLI, from the coding sequence ATGAGTACAGATCTTGTAATAAAAGTAGGCGGAGCCGCAGGTCAGGGTTTACAGACCATAGGTGTTGCACTGGCAAAGACCTTCAAGAAAAGCGGTTTCAATGTTTTTGCCACCCAGTTCTATCTTTCAAGAGTGAGAGGCGGACATAATACGTTCCAGGTACGTGTGAGCGATGAGCCTATCAGGGCAATGCCCGAGAAAGTGGATATCCTGATAGCTCTTGATGAAGAGTCCATTGAAGAGCAAATAGAAGAGATGACCGATGGTGTGATCATATTTGATAATGAAGTCATCAAGGTCAATGATGTCAAAGAGCCTTTTTTTCATGTCCCGATGCTGAAGATCGCAAAAGATGTCTGCGGGAACAAGATCTATTCCAATTCTGTCGCAAGTGGTGCTGCCCTTGGTCTGATGTGCTTTGAATTTGATTATCTTGCAAAGGTCCTAACTGAAGCTTTCAAGAAAAAAGGTGATGAGATCGTTGATAACAATATCAAGGCAGCACGTGCAGGTTATGATTATGCAAAGAAGAATTTTCCTTCAGACTGCAAGTTCTCTGTAAGTGAACCTTCGGACAAGGATGGAAGGATGCTTATCGCAGGAAACGATGCTGTGGGACTTGGAGCACTGGCTGCAGGAGTACAGTTCCTTGCAGCATATCCGATGACACCTTCTACAGGTGTCATGACCTATGTGGCTGCAAATGCTGATGATTTCAATGTCGTGGTCGAGCAGGCAGAAGACGAGATCGCTGCCCTGAACATGGTACTTGGTGCTTCCTTTGCCGGTGCAAGGGCAATGACAACAACCTCAGGCGGTGGATTTTGCCTGATGTCAGAAGCCTTAGGCCTTTCCGGTATCACAGAGACGCCTGCTGTTATATTCCTGTCCCAGCGTCCGGGGCCTGCTACCGGTCTTCCTACCATGACCGAGCAGGGTGATCTTCAGTTCGTGCTGACCGCAGCACAGGGGGAGTTCCCTCGCTGTGTATTGGCACCCGGGACACCTGATGATTGTTTCTACATGACAGCTGAAGCTTTCAACATTGCTGACAAGTACCAGATACCGGTCTTTATCATGAGCGACCAGTATCTTGCAGATTCACTTTTCACATGCCAGAGGTTTGATCCCTCGAAGGTGAAGGTGGAAAGGTATCTTATGTCTGATGAAGAACTGGCTGACACAGATGAATATAAGCGCTATGAAATAACACCAACAGGAGTCTCACCACGTGCGATACCAGGACAGGCAGGAAAAGTGGTCGTAGCTGATAGTGATGAACACAATGAATATGGTCATATTGACCAGACCATCGAGAACCGGATTCTTATGAATGAAAAGAGGATGAAAAAGCTCGATCTTTTGAGAGAGGATATGGAACCGCCACATCAGTATGGCCCTAAAGATGCCAGGATCACACTTGTTGGATGGGGTTCTACATACGGTCCTCTTATGGAAGTGGTCAATATTCTCATAAGCGAAGGTCATTCGGTGAACCATTTGCACTTCACTCATGTTTTCCCTCTGCCTTTAGAGGCTACCAAAAATATTCTTGGTAATTCAGAAACCATTGTCTGCGTGGAGAACAATGCAACGGGACAGTTTGCGAAGTTACTTGAATATGAAACTGACCTGCATGTTTCTGAAAATGTCCTTAGGTCTGATGGGAAACCATACAGTCCTGAATCTATAATACGTTCCATGAGGGAAAAGGGGTTGATCTGA
- a CDS encoding VOC family protein, translating into MPTIAHFDLPVDDPERAKKFYSELFGWNIEKVDGAFDYYFIETTDLEGQPGLGGGMGPRGSPDQRITNFVEVTSVDEYCDHVKELGGMVLQPKMPVPGWGYLAVCMDTEANTFGLWEVNENAK; encoded by the coding sequence ATGCCAACAATTGCACATTTTGACCTGCCAGTTGATGATCCTGAGCGGGCAAAGAAGTTCTACAGTGAGCTTTTTGGCTGGAATATAGAGAAAGTGGATGGGGCTTTTGATTATTATTTCATCGAGACCACAGACCTTGAAGGTCAACCAGGTCTTGGTGGGGGTATGGGGCCTCGTGGCAGTCCTGATCAGAGGATAACCAATTTCGTTGAAGTAACTTCGGTGGATGAGTACTGCGATCATGTGAAGGAACTCGGGGGTATGGTGCTACAACCAAAGATGCCCGTGCCAGGTTGGGGCTATCTTGCAGTTTGTATGGATACCGAGGCGAACACCTTCGGTTTATGGGAAGTAAATGAGAACGCAAAGTAA
- a CDS encoding alpha-hydroxy-acid oxidizing protein, with amino-acid sequence MEAGADIIVISNHGDRVLGSTPGVAEVLPSIVEGSST; translated from the coding sequence ATGGAAGCCGGAGCTGATATAATAGTCATCTCAAACCATGGAGACCGTGTGCTTGGTTCCACTCCCGGTGTTGCTGAAGTGCTCCCGAGTATCGTTGAAGGATCGAGTACATGA